The DNA segment AGAAGAATGATTAAAATTCATCGGGAGTTCCATATGACCATTGAAAGACAAATTATAATCATATGAAACGAGCCATGAGAGTGATCTCTCACACAGGTGAATGATTATCACGGCGAGTTCCATATGACCATTAAGAAATAAATTATAAACATATGAAAGCTTCAAAGACAAGGCTTTCGATATTGTTGAAACCAAGGAGTTTACTGATTGTAAATGACTGTTTCAAAAATGAGAATAACGCAGTATTTGGAGTTTTTTTGCAAAGACTAGTTATGGTTGAATTGGGGAGTGTTATCATGGTTTGGTGCTAGAAAATATTAAAAACACGAGTCGTGTTTACTTGTTTTGTAATAAAAATTCCTTTGTTTTGTAGCTTAAAAATTTCAAATAGGTTATGATAGGAAAATATATTCGATTGATTGTTGCTGTTGTGTTGTGTGCAGTGTCCGTGCTGCTTTTTGTGAACGGTTTTGTAACATGGGGTGTTATTGCCTCTATTTTGTGTGCCCTGTTCGTTTTGTTTCATTTTAAAAATGAGATGAACCTTTGGGCGTTTTATTTTGTCCGTAAAAATAAGTTTGCTAAAGCAGCTGTGATTTTGGATAAAGTGAAGCATCCTGAATGGATGATCAAAGGTCAGGAAGCATATTTTTACTTTCTTTCGGGTTTAACAGAAGCACAAAAAGGGCAGCGTGGAACCAAAGCAGAAAAGTTGTTGAAGAAGGCGCTTTCAACAGGGCTTAGAATGAAGACAGATCAAGCTATGGCGAAGTTGAACCTGGCAGGCTATTACCTGTCTCGAAGAAATAAAAAGTTGGCCACTTATTATATAAAGGAAACCAAAAAGCTGGATACTCGAAAAATGTTGACTGACCAGATTAAAGAAGTTGAAAATATGATGAAGCGCATCTAAAAGCTAATTCAAGCTAATTTGAAAAGGAGTTATTGTTGTCAATAACTCCTTTTTTTTTGGTGTGCCGTGCATGGTAAATAACTAGATGATGCAAGTTCATTATGGGGGTTTGTAGTAGCCAACCATTAGCCAATGGCAAGGGTGCTTACCGTGAGGTATAATCTGAAAGAAGCCGGAGGCAAAATTCCGATCCGAAGAACATGAATATCATCTGGCACTAGCGTTGGTTGATCTTGTCTCAAAAAAAAATAATCAAAATACTAATCAGAGCATGTGTGATAGAAGCATCAAAGAACTATTTTATTGATCAGTATCATTATTTTATATTTTTTTCAAAATCCCCCCTTATTCGTGATATTTACACCCTGCGATCATTATATATTCGAAAATAGCACCCATGCTTCTAATTACTTCCCTTTATATTTAAGCCCGTGTTCAGTTTTTGAATAGTCCTTTCGTCTAAACGAAATGCATGTGTCGATTATTTTTACAACTGCCATAGATTATTATTAATGATGAAGTTTTGTGATATAGTAAGTAGAGTAGTAAGCACAGTAGTTTTATGTGTTGTATGGGTGCCGATAGGTTATGGACAAATAAAGGTATGGAAATCGCCATCGTCCAATAACCCTATTGTCACTTCTCAATGGGAAGTAAATGATTTGGTGTATAAAGTGAAGCGTAAAGTTGAGAAGCCGTTTTTGAAAGAAGTTTTTGCCCGTGTTGAGGGAGGACAAAAAGAACAACGTATACCATTGTTTTATAATGGAAACAACGAATGGGTTTTCAGATATTCCAGTGCAGAGATAGGCGACAAACATTTTGCGATTGAATCAGATATAAAAGGTTTAAATGGTATTGCTGGAAAGATCATAGTGACAGAGAATAAAAAGACGGGGCGTCATGGCGGTATTGTTTTGAACAAGGAAAAACCTCGGGATTTTTTCCACGAGGACGGGACGCATTATTTTAATCTGGCATTTGAGTGTGACTGGTTGTTTGCATTAGACTATCCTCAAGAAGATTTAGCTAAAACAACACATTTATTATCCTTGATAAAAGCAAATGGGTACAATCAGATTGTGATGAATGTGTATGCTTATGGCTTAGATCTAGATTGGGTGAAAGATGAAGGTTTGAAAAAGAATCCTCAACACAATTATGGTTGTAGGGAAGATATATTTCCTTTTTTAGGATCCAATGAGCATCCTGACTATAGTTCATTGAATATTGATTTTTTTAAGCATTTAGACCGGGTTATTTCTAAGATGCATGATTATGATATAGTAAGTCATTTAATGATTTATGTTTGGAACAAAAGAGTGTCATGGCCAGCACTGGGATCCGAAGCTGATGATATGTATTATAAGCATGTTATTGAACGCTACCAGGCCTTTCCGAATATCGTATGGGATGTTTCAAAAGAAGCTGCCTCAAAAATTGCATTTGCCCAAAATAAAAATATCGTGGAACATCTGATTGAAAGAGCTCAAATGACCCGTGCGCTTGATGCCTATGGCAGATTACTCACAGTGCATGATTTTGGCTTTTGTAAAAATCACAAGGAATGGGTCGATTTTATTTCAATTCAAAATTGGAAGCTTGACTTGTATGACCTGATGTTAAAGGCTTATAAGGAATTTCCTGATAAGCCGGTTTTTAATATCGAACATGGAGGTTACGAAGAATCACCTTACGCTATCTTTCCGGGTGGATATTCCAACGCCGAATATTGTTTAAGGAGGAATTACCTCTGCCTTTTTGCTGGTGTTTATACTACTTATTATTGGCAGGGTACATCGTGGAATGCTATTATTCATAATCCCTTTGAGCAGGGATCAGATGTTAAAAAACCCCATTTTGAATATTTTAAATATATGCGGTCTCTGTTCAATCAGGTAAACTATGAAAACTTTGAACCTGTTACAAAATTTAATTCAAGATCTTATAATTTAACCAATTATAAAGATGGTATGATATTGCTATATGTTCCGAAAGAAGTGCATCATGCCGATATTAAAAATCAGTTGGATAATGAGTTTAATTATGATTCGGCTACTTGTCAGTGGTTTAATACTTTAACGGGGGAGTTTACACCGGAAGAAAAAGTGGAGTTTAAGCATAAGTATGGATTTTGGGATTGGCGACCTTGGCGTAATCAAGCTGATGCGATCTACGTGATTAGAGGATTAGAAAAAAAATAATGTCTTTGGTTTTAAGAATGATTGAAATAAATAGAATTTAAATAGTAATGAAAATGAAAAATATTTTAACAACACTGTTCATTGCAGTAATGATAATGGTGGGGACAAGTGTAAAAGCTGCAGATCCCACGAAGCCTAATGTAATTGTTATTTATCTGGATGATCTGGGTTATGGTGATTTAAGTGCCTATGGGGCAACCGAAATTGAAACACCAAATATTGATGCATTAGCCAATGGAGGGCTTAAGTTTACACAAGGTTACGCTACATCTTCTACCTGTACTCCTAGTAGATATGGCTTGTTGACAGGAATATACCCTTGGCGAAATGCCAAAGCCAAGATTCTTCCGGGTTCAGCACCCTTGATTATCTCTACTCAACAAGAAACATTGCCTAAAATGTTAAAAAGAGCTGGTTATCAAACGGCTGTGATAGGTAAATGGCATCTGGGCTTAGGGGATGGTAATGTGGATTGGAATGGACATATCACCCCGGGACCTAATGAGGTGGGTTTTGATGAGGCTTATATATTAGCGGCTACACAGGATCGTACTCCTACTGTTTATATTGATAATGGATATATTGATGGTTTGGATCCTAATGATCCTATTTACGTTAGTTATGAGAAAAATTTTGAAGGAGAACCAACCGGTAAGGATAACCCTGAATTAACAACCATGAAATGGCACCATGGGCATAACAATAGTATCGTTAATGGAATTCCAAGGATGGGCTTTATGAAAGGTGGAGAAGCTGCCCGATGGAGTGATGTTGATATAGCAGATCATTTTTTGTCGAAAGTAAAAAGTTACGTTAAAAGTCATAAGGATAGCCCTTTCTTTTTATACTATGCATTGCAGCAACCTCATGTGCCCCGTACTCCTCATCCTCGTTTTGTAGGTAAGTCGGGAATGGGACCACGGGGAGATGTTATTATAGAGGCGGATTGGTGTATTGGTGAATTTATGAAAACCCTTGAGGAAGAAGGTGTTCTGGAGAATACTTTGGTTGTTTTTTCTAGCGATAATGGCCCGGTGTTGAATGATGGGTATTATGATGATGCCGTGGAAAAACTAGGTAAGCATAGGCCAACAGGCCCTTTTAGGGGCGGTAAATATAGTATGTTTGAAGCTGGTACACGGGTTCCTTTCATAACTTACTGGAAAGGGCGAATTAAGCCGGGTGTTTCGGATGCAATGGTTTGTCAGATTGATCTTTTGGCTTCTTTGGCAAAGTTAGTTGGCGTGCAAGCTGAAGTGAATGATAGTAAGGACATGTTGGCTGTTCTCATGGGTAAGCGAAAAAAAGGAAGAAAAAATCTGGTTGTTGAAGCCAATGGAAAAACCGCATATAGAAAGGGTAATTGGGCCATGATTCCTGCTTATAAAGGAAGCCCAATGAGCTGGCATTCAGGTGTTGAAACGGCTATCGCTCCAGAATTTCAGCTGTATAACCTGAAGGAGGATGTGATGCAAAAAAATAATTTGGCAGAATCTAATCCTAAGATGTTGAATAAACTGATGGCCGAATTTGAAGCCATCCGAGGAACGGAATATGGTGGCCTGAAATAATAAGCTATAAACTGATAAATGACTTTTATGAAGCGAATGGTTCAAAAATATAGTATTTATTCCCTGCTGCTTGGTTTTGTAAGTCTGCTATTTGCTTGTCAGCCTTCAGCGCTCCATGATTTTGAACGAGAGACGGATTTTAATTTTGGATGGAAATTCCAGTTGCTAAACGATACTAATTCTCTCAAAGATGTACCTTTAGAGGATGCTGGTTGGCGTGATGTACGTCTGCCACATGATTGGAGCATTGAAGCTTCTTTTGATTCTACTCTGGAAGGGTGCGTGGGGTACCTTCCCGGCGGGGTAGGTGTGTATCAAAAACACTTTACAACAACAAGTGCAAAAAATGATAAGAGCACTTTCGTTTTGTTTGATGGGGTTTACAACAATGCCAAATTTTGGTTGAATGGTAAATTTCTGGGAGAAAATCCTTATGGTTATTCACCTGTGTTTTTTAATTTGACGGATGCTTTAAATGAAGTGGGAGAGCCTAATGTTTTAACTGTGTATGTTGATCATTCGCGATTTGCCGATAGCAGATGGTATACGGGAAGTGGTATCTATCGTAAGGTAAAGCTGGTTACCCTTGATAAGTTACATATTCCTATTTGGGGTACCTTTGTAACCACTCCTGAAATTACAGATAACGAGGCAAAGTTGAATATCGAAATCACCGTGGAGAACGAAAGGACTCAAGCGTACTCATTTAGTTTACGTACGGTTATTTTTGATGCCTCGGGTAAGCAGATAGCGCAGGTTGAAGATAAACTGAACCTGGGAAGTGATACGGCTGAAGTTTTTAAACAGCAATTGGAGTTGCGTCATCCTCAATTATGGGATCCTGAGCATCCTTATATGTACAAGGCTGTTAGTACTATTGTTGTTGGTGGTAAAAAGCTGGATCAATATAGTACTCCATTTGGTATTCGAAGTCTCCGCTTTGATAAGGATAAAGGCTTTTTTCTCAATGGTAAGTCAACGTATGTAAAAGGTGTTTGCCTGCATCATGATGGCGGATTGGTGGGGGCCGCTGTCCCTAAAGGCGTTTGGCAACGTCGTCTTAAACTGCTCAAAGAGGCAGGTGTGAATGCTATTCGTACATCTCATAATCCTTTCTCTGATGAGTTTTTGGATCTGTGCGATGAAATGGGCTTTTTAGTCCAAAATGAGATTTTTGATGAGATGGATAACCCCAAAGATAAACGCTTTAATCTGAATGAACGTGAAGTGCTTTATCGAACTAGAGGCTATACTGAGCACTTTCAAAAATGGGGCGAAAGT comes from the Saccharicrinis fermentans DSM 9555 = JCM 21142 genome and includes:
- a CDS encoding apiosidase-like domain-containing protein; this translates as MMKFCDIVSRVVSTVVLCVVWVPIGYGQIKVWKSPSSNNPIVTSQWEVNDLVYKVKRKVEKPFLKEVFARVEGGQKEQRIPLFYNGNNEWVFRYSSAEIGDKHFAIESDIKGLNGIAGKIIVTENKKTGRHGGIVLNKEKPRDFFHEDGTHYFNLAFECDWLFALDYPQEDLAKTTHLLSLIKANGYNQIVMNVYAYGLDLDWVKDEGLKKNPQHNYGCREDIFPFLGSNEHPDYSSLNIDFFKHLDRVISKMHDYDIVSHLMIYVWNKRVSWPALGSEADDMYYKHVIERYQAFPNIVWDVSKEAASKIAFAQNKNIVEHLIERAQMTRALDAYGRLLTVHDFGFCKNHKEWVDFISIQNWKLDLYDLMLKAYKEFPDKPVFNIEHGGYEESPYAIFPGGYSNAEYCLRRNYLCLFAGVYTTYYWQGTSWNAIIHNPFEQGSDVKKPHFEYFKYMRSLFNQVNYENFEPVTKFNSRSYNLTNYKDGMILLYVPKEVHHADIKNQLDNEFNYDSATCQWFNTLTGEFTPEEKVEFKHKYGFWDWRPWRNQADAIYVIRGLEKK
- a CDS encoding sulfatase family protein, translating into MKNILTTLFIAVMIMVGTSVKAADPTKPNVIVIYLDDLGYGDLSAYGATEIETPNIDALANGGLKFTQGYATSSTCTPSRYGLLTGIYPWRNAKAKILPGSAPLIISTQQETLPKMLKRAGYQTAVIGKWHLGLGDGNVDWNGHITPGPNEVGFDEAYILAATQDRTPTVYIDNGYIDGLDPNDPIYVSYEKNFEGEPTGKDNPELTTMKWHHGHNNSIVNGIPRMGFMKGGEAARWSDVDIADHFLSKVKSYVKSHKDSPFFLYYALQQPHVPRTPHPRFVGKSGMGPRGDVIIEADWCIGEFMKTLEEEGVLENTLVVFSSDNGPVLNDGYYDDAVEKLGKHRPTGPFRGGKYSMFEAGTRVPFITYWKGRIKPGVSDAMVCQIDLLASLAKLVGVQAEVNDSKDMLAVLMGKRKKGRKNLVVEANGKTAYRKGNWAMIPAYKGSPMSWHSGVETAIAPEFQLYNLKEDVMQKNNLAESNPKMLNKLMAEFEAIRGTEYGGLK